GTCTTCGAAGGTCTCGCCAGCTTCGACCGTTGCGCTGGCCACGGGCAGGCCGAGCGCGAACAGCACGCAGGAAACACGCGTTCTTGCAGACATCATGTAAAGCTCCTGTGCGGTTATTTTTGTACTACAGGGCAGTTGAGAGGCGACCAGTCGGCCACCAAGCCCGCCAAGGCAGGCAGAGACGCAGCCAGGCTGCGTCCGCAATCTTGTTATGCGTCAGTGCACCTCAGGCCTGGTCCAGGTGGGCAGTGATGGTGCGCAGCATGCGCACGACATCGACGTCGATGTCCGTCACCGCCACTGGCGTGGACGATTGCTTGACGATCACGGTGCCCGAGGGCCGGTCGACGAACAGGTATTGGCCATGGATGCCGCTGGCCATCAGCACCTGGCTGTGGTCGTTGAACACGTACCACTGGCTGCGGTACGAGGCCCCGGGCGTCCACGCTGCGAACTCTTCGTTGTTGCGGGCGTAGACCGCTGGGTCATTGCCCTGGGCAACCGCTTCGATCGCTTCCTTGGCGATGACCTGGCGCCCGTCGACCACGCCGTCGTTGGCCAGCATCAGGCCGAAACGCGCCATGTCGCGCAGGGTCGCGTTGAAACCGGCACCGGCCACGCTGCGCCCCCAAGGGTCGGCCATGAAGTAGCCGTCACGCTCACAGCCCAGTTGCGACCAGACGCCTTGCAGCAGCTCATGGCAGGACACGCCCGAAGCACGTTCCATCACCCAGGCCAGAGCCTCGGTGGTGGCGGTTACGTAATGGAACAAGCCGCCGTGCTCGCCGCGCTTCTGCAGGCTGGGCAGGTACTGGTACAGCGACTGGTAGCGGGCGTACTCGGCCGGGGCCGGCTTGAAACCGCAGGCATAGCCGTACTGCGAGCTTTCCGAGTCGGGGTCTTCGTAGACCTCGCTGTAGTGAACGCCCACCGCCATGTCGAACAGCTGGCGCACCGTGGCGTCGCCGAAGGCGCTGCCGCGCAGCTCTGGCACGTA
The Pseudomonas sp. DTU_2021_1001937_2_SI_NGA_ILE_001 DNA segment above includes these coding regions:
- a CDS encoding serine hydrolase domain-containing protein, with product MNEMFEHPLAAQYRQLGEASAPGPTLMQGFPAAPAARVTWHNWMNPPFNRWGFRHLARLRPSIDVASGSKPASVLPQAPQALEHLRFDSLSGASVSVSQCLATSYTDAFLVMRQGKVVYERYFNGQNPSDRHIMFSTTKSLIGLLGEQLVHEGKLNEQALAQDYVPELRGSAFGDATVRQLFDMAVGVHYSEVYEDPDSESSQYGYACGFKPAPAEYARYQSLYQYLPSLQKRGEHGGLFHYVTATTEALAWVMERASGVSCHELLQGVWSQLGCERDGYFMADPWGRSVAGAGFNATLRDMARFGLMLANDGVVDGRQVIAKEAIEAVAQGNDPAVYARNNEEFAAWTPGASYRSQWYVFNDHSQVLMASGIHGQYLFVDRPSGTVIVKQSSTPVAVTDIDVDVVRMLRTITAHLDQA